In a genomic window of Kwoniella newhampshirensis strain CBS 13917 chromosome 8, whole genome shotgun sequence:
- a CDS encoding eukaryotic translation initiation factor 3 subunit E: MVDYIEGLHEQTKGEESKDFAKLRADATARYQELQEKAQPVMKVIEDPDAVAKLRSGGDKEKNLELLRSEYQIDTDQINALYHFGQYQYTLGAYGPAANLLYHFLLLSPSHELNISAHWGKLASNIFNGEWEAALVEVKDLRDAIDNPHGTAMAKPLAQLQARTWLLHWSLFVFFNLGEGQGCQSLLDMFLSPAYLNTIQTSCPHLLRYLVAAAVISRRAPKPAGTRGNRDHVKELTKIVQMEEYQYSDPVTGFLKDLFADFDTNQAQQRLTVAESVVRSDFFLSGFADEFVENARWLISEVFCRIHRRIDIGMGVEAKIDLKQVSNAFTMTRLTTQNMLHITRPHATPTATLIETTRGLAFRSQAIQFAMQSTTGEPQRGERGERGGRGGRGRPRAQEVVA, translated from the exons ATGGTTGACTACATCGAGGGCTTGCACGAGCAGACcaagggagaagagtcaAAGGATTTTGCGAAGTTGAGAGCAGATGCAACGGCTAGGTACCAGGAGCTGCAGGAGAAGGCTCAACCGGTGATGAAGGTCATCGAAGATCCGGATGCTGTCGCAAAACTGAGGAGTGGTggggacaaggagaagaaccTGGAGCTTTTGAGATCGGAGTATCAA ATTGACACCGACCAAATCAATGCTCTTTATCACTTTGGTCAATACCAATACACTCTCGGTGCTTATGGCCCGGCTGCCAACTTGCTCTACCACTTCTTGCTCCTCTCACCATCGCACGAACTAAATATTTCTGCTCACTGGGGAAAGCTAGCGTCGAATATTTTCAACGGAGAATGGGAGGCTGCATTGGTGGAAGTGAAGGACCTACGTGACGCCATTGATAACCCTCATGGCACTGCTATGGCCAAGCCATTGGCTCAGCTTCAAGCGAGGACCTGGTTGCTCCACTGGTCGCTATTTGTTTTCTTCAACCTCGGTGAAGGCCAAGGCTGCCAAAGCTTGCTCGACATGTTCCTCTCCCCCGCATACCTCAACACCATACAAACTTCTTGCCCTCACCTCTTACGATATCTCGTCGCCGCCGCCGTCATCTCCCGTCGAGCCCCTAAACCTGCTGGTACCAGAGGCAATCGAGACCACGTCAAGGAGTTGACCAAGATCGTTCAGATGGAGGAATATCAGTACTCCGACCCGGTCACTGGATTTTTGAAAGACCTCTTCGCCGACTTCGACACCAACCAGGCCCAACAACGTTTGACTGTCGCAGAGAGTGTTGTACGATCGGATTTCTTCCTGTCAGGGTTCGCGGATGAGTTTGTGGAGAATGCAAGATGGTTGATCAGTGAGGTATTCTGCCGTATACATCGACGAATTGATATAGG AATGGGCGTGGAGGCGAAAATCGATCTGAAACAAGTGAGTAATGCGTTCACGATGACAAGGCTGACCACGCAGAACATGCTTCACATTACACGACCACATGCTACTCCTACTGCTACTCTCATTGAGACCACTCGAGGTCTCGCATTCCGTTCTCAGGCCATTCAGTTTGCGATGCAAAGCACTACGGGTGAGCCGCAACGTGGcgaaagaggagagcgTGGTGGACgcggagggagaggtaGGCCAAGGGCACAGGAAGTCGTAGCGTAG